In a single window of the Mucilaginibacter defluvii genome:
- a CDS encoding histone H1 gives MKKFSELKELVSSLETDAEKFYSKGNSAAGTRLRKGLQDLKNLAQTIRLEVQDTKNKE, from the coding sequence ATGAAAAAATTTAGCGAACTGAAAGAGCTCGTGTCTTCGCTGGAGACTGATGCCGAAAAATTCTACAGTAAAGGCAATAGCGCCGCGGGCACCCGTTTACGCAAAGGTTTGCAGGATCTTAAAAACTTAGCTCAAACTATCCGTTTGGAAGTTCAGGACACCAAGAACAAAGAGTAA
- the dapA gene encoding 4-hydroxy-tetrahydrodipicolinate synthase — protein MNKFFGTGVAMVTPFQPDGQVDFDGLNNLIEHLIDGGVEYLVVLGTTGESATLSKDEKKKIFKCVAEKNNGRLPLVAGIGGNDTREVVELIKGFDSTGYDAILSVSPYYNKPTQDGIYQHYKAIAQASALPVILYNVPGRTGSNIAPETTVRLANDFDNIIGIKEAAGNFDQFNQILRDMPEDFLFISGDDPVTLPLIAMGGAGLISVVGNALPRELSDMVRQCLAGDFKTARKAHFSLIEFTRLMFAEGNPAGVKSALKQLGICADNLRLPLAPVSSATEQAIASEINKIKA, from the coding sequence ATGAACAAATTCTTCGGAACAGGAGTAGCGATGGTGACTCCTTTTCAGCCAGACGGCCAGGTAGACTTCGACGGGTTAAACAACCTGATCGAACATTTAATCGACGGCGGGGTAGAATACCTCGTTGTTTTAGGTACAACCGGTGAGAGCGCCACCCTGAGCAAGGACGAGAAGAAGAAGATATTTAAGTGTGTTGCGGAGAAAAACAACGGTCGCTTACCGCTGGTTGCCGGTATTGGCGGTAATGATACCCGCGAGGTTGTGGAGTTGATAAAAGGTTTTGATAGCACCGGTTATGATGCTATCCTCTCGGTAAGCCCATATTATAACAAACCAACGCAGGATGGGATATATCAGCATTATAAGGCCATTGCCCAGGCATCGGCTTTGCCTGTAATATTGTATAATGTACCGGGCCGTACAGGTAGCAACATTGCTCCCGAAACTACCGTGCGCTTAGCTAACGATTTTGATAATATCATCGGTATAAAAGAGGCCGCGGGTAATTTTGACCAGTTTAACCAGATACTGCGCGATATGCCCGAGGATTTCCTGTTCATATCAGGCGATGACCCGGTTACGCTGCCATTGATCGCTATGGGTGGGGCCGGCTTGATCTCGGTAGTTGGTAACGCCCTGCCGCGCGAATTAAGCGACATGGTGCGCCAATGCCTGGCCGGTGATTTTAAAACCGCACGTAAAGCTCACTTTAGCCTGATTGAATTTACCCGCCTGATGTTTGCAGAGGGCAACCCGGCAGGGGTGAAGTCGGCGTTAAAGCAATTGGGCATTTGTGCCGATAACCTGCGCCTGCCACTGGCACCGGTAAGCAGCGCTACCGAACAGGCGATAGCTTCTGAAATTAATAAGATAAAAGCATAA
- the ftsA gene encoding cell division protein FtsA, which translates to MDKGLSQEKSSPIIVGLDIGTTKICAIVGRRSKNGKIEVLGIGKAESAGVTRGMVSNIDKTVQGISQAVDVAGTQSNVEIKVVNVGIAGQHIKSLQHRGLITRRDLQSEISRKDIDKLIEDMYNLVMPPGEEIIHVLPQEFTVDNEPGIKDPIGMAGVRLEANFHIISGQVTAIKNIVKCVNKAHLESSELILEPLASSESVLSDEEKEAGVVLVDIGGGTTDVAIFHEGIIRHTAVIPFGGNSVTEDIREGCSVMRNIAEQLKVRFGSALADENKENEIVCVPGLRGREPKEISVKNLAFVIQARMEEIIEHVYYEIKSSGYEKKLIAGIVITGGGAQLKHLTQLVEYVTGLDCRVGYPNEHLAKNEVLPKGIYEELQSPTFATGIGLLIKGIQKMEYDTLTLTAPVVAKPEKVKYSAGSEEKKYGLLSKILESGKKFIKDDIKDEDFLK; encoded by the coding sequence ATGGACAAGGGTTTATCACAGGAGAAAAGTTCACCAATCATTGTAGGATTGGACATCGGGACTACAAAAATATGCGCCATTGTTGGCCGCCGCAGCAAAAACGGGAAGATAGAGGTATTGGGTATAGGCAAGGCGGAGTCGGCCGGTGTTACCCGTGGTATGGTGTCAAACATTGATAAAACCGTGCAGGGCATATCGCAGGCCGTTGATGTTGCAGGCACACAATCAAATGTTGAAATTAAGGTAGTGAACGTGGGTATTGCAGGGCAGCATATTAAAAGCCTGCAGCACCGTGGCCTGATAACCCGTCGCGATTTGCAAAGCGAAATATCACGCAAGGATATTGATAAGCTGATAGAAGACATGTATAACCTGGTGATGCCCCCGGGTGAAGAGATCATCCATGTACTGCCGCAGGAATTTACTGTTGACAACGAACCCGGCATTAAGGATCCAATCGGTATGGCAGGCGTACGTTTGGAGGCCAACTTCCATATCATATCCGGTCAGGTTACCGCTATTAAAAATATTGTTAAATGCGTAAACAAGGCACACCTGGAAAGTTCAGAGCTCATACTGGAGCCGCTGGCTTCGTCAGAGTCGGTATTGAGCGATGAAGAAAAAGAAGCCGGCGTGGTACTGGTTGATATTGGTGGCGGCACTACTGATGTGGCCATCTTTCATGAAGGTATCATTCGTCATACAGCCGTTATTCCGTTTGGCGGTAACAGCGTAACCGAGGATATCCGCGAGGGCTGTTCAGTAATGCGCAACATTGCTGAGCAACTGAAAGTGCGTTTCGGTTCGGCCTTGGCTGATGAAAACAAAGAGAACGAGATAGTTTGCGTACCGGGTTTGCGCGGTCGTGAGCCTAAAGAAATCTCTGTTAAAAACCTGGCATTCGTTATTCAGGCCCGTATGGAGGAGATTATTGAACATGTGTACTACGAGATCAAATCATCAGGCTACGAGAAAAAACTGATTGCCGGTATTGTAATAACCGGTGGCGGCGCGCAATTGAAACATCTTACCCAACTGGTTGAATATGTAACCGGGCTTGATTGCCGCGTAGGTTACCCTAACGAGCACCTGGCTAAAAATGAGGTTTTACCAAAAGGCATTTACGAAGAGCTACAAAGCCCAACGTTTGCTACCGGTATAGGCCTGCTGATAAAAGGTATTCAGAAAATGGAGTATGATACGCTTACACTTACCGCACCTGTTGTTGCCAAACCCGAAAAGGTGAAATACAGCGCCGGCAGCGAAGAGAAAAAATATGGCCTGCTTAGCAAAATATTAGAAAGCGGAAAAAAGTTTATTAAAGATGATATAAAAGATGAGGACTTTCTGAAGTAA
- the ftsZ gene encoding cell division protein FtsZ: protein MQFEMLKEKSSIIKVIGVGGGGGNAVNHMYRQGITGVDFIICNTDAQALELSPIPNKVQLGASLTEGMGAGSIPEVGKNSAIENIDDIKEMLGTNTKMLFITAGMGGGTGTGASPIIAKAARELDILTVGIITTPFSFEGKRRKMQAEEGLEELKKYVDSYLVISNDRLRQIFGNLTLGSAFGQADNILTTAAKGIAEIITLPGYINVDFKDVRTVMKDSGVAIMGSSAADGENRALKAVEGALASPLLKDNEIEGARYILLNITSGDKEVTMDEVSVITDYIQEEAGLAADLIWGNCRDENLGDKISVTIIATGFQTKDEREKEISNKKVVSMLIPEDAPMVKPVNEFINPVKPDAVAEPYMKAKEEIKQTGLFDLFASRSTEDTNAPVVRHQLTPEEPKAAAEPEATDFTFKVTESVMQYHAVEPVQPESEPTPEPVAGADDDKTEESMEEQLRKSRERIMRLKDLSMKLRSGNLQEMENVPAYKRKEIALQQTPASNESQISRFSLLPDDEGKTEIRNNNSFLHDNVD from the coding sequence ATGCAGTTCGAGATGTTAAAAGAAAAATCGTCAATCATCAAAGTAATTGGTGTTGGCGGTGGTGGTGGCAACGCTGTAAACCACATGTACAGGCAGGGAATTACCGGTGTCGACTTCATAATTTGTAATACCGATGCGCAGGCTCTTGAGCTTAGCCCTATCCCCAATAAAGTACAATTAGGCGCCAGCCTTACCGAAGGTATGGGCGCAGGTTCAATACCCGAAGTTGGCAAAAATTCAGCTATCGAGAATATTGACGATATAAAGGAAATGCTTGGCACCAATACCAAAATGCTGTTTATTACAGCAGGTATGGGTGGTGGCACCGGTACAGGCGCAAGCCCTATCATTGCCAAAGCAGCCCGCGAACTGGATATACTCACCGTAGGTATTATAACCACTCCGTTCTCATTTGAAGGCAAACGCCGTAAAATGCAGGCCGAGGAAGGTTTAGAAGAACTTAAGAAATATGTTGACTCTTACCTGGTAATATCAAACGACAGGCTGCGTCAGATATTCGGCAACCTTACCCTGGGTTCGGCATTTGGCCAGGCAGATAATATTTTGACCACGGCTGCCAAAGGTATTGCTGAAATTATTACCCTGCCGGGCTATATAAACGTTGACTTTAAGGATGTGCGCACCGTAATGAAAGATAGCGGTGTAGCCATAATGGGCAGCAGCGCTGCCGATGGTGAAAACCGTGCCCTTAAAGCGGTTGAAGGCGCCCTGGCATCGCCACTTTTAAAAGACAACGAAATTGAAGGTGCACGCTACATCCTGCTCAATATTACCTCGGGCGATAAAGAGGTAACCATGGATGAGGTAAGCGTGATCACTGATTATATTCAGGAAGAAGCCGGCCTTGCCGCCGACCTGATCTGGGGTAACTGCCGCGATGAAAATTTAGGCGATAAAATATCGGTAACGATCATCGCTACCGGTTTCCAAACTAAGGACGAGCGCGAGAAAGAGATCAGCAACAAGAAAGTAGTATCTATGCTGATACCTGAGGATGCGCCGATGGTTAAACCGGTTAACGAATTTATTAACCCGGTTAAGCCCGACGCGGTTGCCGAGCCTTACATGAAAGCTAAGGAAGAGATTAAACAAACCGGTTTATTTGACCTGTTTGCTTCACGCTCAACTGAAGATACCAACGCCCCTGTGGTTAGGCACCAGTTAACGCCTGAAGAGCCTAAAGCAGCAGCCGAGCCTGAGGCTACCGATTTTACTTTCAAAGTAACAGAATCGGTAATGCAATATCATGCCGTTGAGCCTGTACAACCGGAGTCTGAACCAACTCCGGAGCCTGTTGCCGGTGCTGATGATGATAAGACCGAGGAATCAATGGAAGAGCAACTGCGCAAATCGCGCGAGCGCATCATGCGGTTGAAAGACCTGAGCATGAAACTACGCTCAGGCAATCTGCAGGAAATGGAAAACGTTCCGGCTTACAAACGTAAGGAGATCGCGTTGCAGCAAACTCCTGCATCAAACGAAAGCCAGATCTCGCGCTTCTCCTTATTACCTGATGATGAAGGTAAAACTGAGATCAGGAACAACAATTCGTTTCTGCACGACAATGTAGACTAA